Proteins encoded by one window of Acidobacteriota bacterium:
- the polA gene encoding DNA polymerase I gives MPESRPRLFLVDGYSNIFRAFYAIRNLSSSKGEPTNAVFGFVNMLRKLLADHDPEYIGVALDVGKKTVRTEKYAEYKANRAPMPEDLKAQLPNIRRVLEAYQIPILEAEGYEADDVLGSLADRASGEGFDVVLVSADKDLFQLIGENVSMFHTGRDKTYDPALVSEDFGVPPEQVIDVLALMGDASDNVPGVPGIGAKGAVGLVKEHGSVEKLIEVAPDLKRKSYREGLQEHADKARLSKELVTIHRDLPIPFEPESLRRDPPDDEALRTLFTELEFFSLAEELGSGAAGEAPEPARELADAAEWQAVAEAVGASVELALVGFGEPLGLSLWTGEESVYADFRRDGLREAVLVSLEGWVQDADCELLGHDLKEALRLLPLGTPAKAHLFDTMLASYLLRPAAHAHHFEDLALERRGHRALTAKDCGFDRGHQPPPGDERLLALAGERAALVPRLASAMRKELGDAEAAADRGDLARIYHEIEEPLMAVLVAMEETGVLLDTDFLAKMSQEIEGELSTLESTIYEIAGETFNINSPSQLGVLMFEKLGYPVIRRTRKTKSYATGADILEELANRGYPLPEHILKYRELSKLKSTYVDALPTLVGEDRRLHTRFNQAVAATGRLSSANPNLQNIPIRTEMGQRIRKAFVAPPGRQLLVADYSQIELRILAHIAEEQALIDAFLGGEDIHQSTAATVFGVDPGLVSADQRRAAKVINFGILYGMSPFGLAKNLHISTKEAGEFIDAYMSRYPGVKQYMDDTLESAKSQGNVETLYGRVRWLPDITSKNRNLRENAKRMAINARIQGTAADLMKMAMIRVADRLEKEQPDARLLLTVHDELVLEAGEGESEAVGALVKEEMSGVAKLAVPLVVDLGVGGSWYGAKG, from the coding sequence ATGCCCGAATCGCGCCCCCGCCTGTTCCTCGTCGACGGCTACTCGAACATCTTCCGCGCCTTCTACGCCATCCGCAATCTGTCGAGCTCGAAGGGCGAGCCAACCAATGCGGTCTTCGGCTTCGTCAACATGCTGCGCAAGCTGCTGGCGGATCACGATCCGGAGTACATCGGCGTCGCCCTCGATGTTGGCAAGAAGACGGTGCGCACCGAGAAATACGCCGAGTACAAGGCCAACCGGGCACCCATGCCGGAGGATCTCAAGGCCCAGCTTCCCAACATTCGGCGAGTGCTCGAGGCCTACCAGATCCCCATTCTGGAAGCTGAGGGCTACGAAGCCGACGACGTTCTCGGTAGCCTCGCCGACCGCGCCTCCGGAGAGGGTTTCGACGTCGTCCTGGTGAGCGCCGACAAGGATCTCTTCCAGCTCATCGGTGAGAACGTTTCGATGTTCCACACCGGGCGCGACAAGACCTACGATCCCGCCCTCGTCAGCGAGGACTTCGGCGTTCCCCCCGAGCAGGTGATCGACGTGCTGGCCCTGATGGGCGACGCCAGCGACAACGTGCCCGGCGTGCCGGGCATTGGCGCCAAGGGCGCTGTCGGGCTGGTCAAGGAGCACGGCAGCGTCGAGAAGCTCATCGAGGTGGCGCCGGACCTCAAGCGCAAGAGCTACCGCGAAGGCCTGCAGGAGCACGCCGACAAGGCGCGTCTCTCTAAAGAGCTGGTCACTATTCACCGCGATCTGCCGATCCCCTTCGAGCCGGAGAGCCTGCGCCGCGATCCACCGGACGACGAGGCGCTGCGCACCCTCTTCACTGAGCTCGAGTTCTTCTCCCTCGCCGAGGAGCTGGGCAGCGGAGCTGCCGGCGAGGCGCCGGAACCGGCCCGCGAGCTGGCTGATGCCGCCGAGTGGCAGGCCGTTGCCGAGGCGGTCGGCGCGTCCGTCGAGCTGGCCCTGGTGGGCTTCGGAGAACCGCTGGGGTTGTCGCTGTGGACCGGCGAAGAGTCGGTCTATGCCGACTTCCGCCGCGACGGCCTGCGAGAGGCCGTCTTGGTCAGCCTCGAGGGCTGGGTGCAGGACGCCGATTGCGAGCTGCTGGGTCACGATCTCAAGGAGGCCCTTCGCCTGCTACCCCTTGGCACGCCCGCCAAGGCTCACCTCTTCGACACCATGCTGGCCTCCTACCTGCTGCGGCCGGCGGCCCACGCCCATCACTTCGAAGACCTCGCCCTCGAGCGCCGCGGCCACCGCGCCCTGACCGCCAAGGACTGCGGCTTCGACCGCGGCCACCAGCCACCGCCGGGGGATGAACGCCTCCTCGCCCTGGCCGGTGAACGGGCCGCTCTGGTGCCGCGCCTGGCGTCGGCCATGCGAAAAGAGCTGGGGGACGCCGAGGCCGCCGCCGATCGCGGCGATCTCGCTCGCATCTACCACGAGATCGAAGAGCCGCTGATGGCGGTGCTGGTGGCGATGGAAGAAACCGGCGTCCTGCTCGATACGGACTTCCTCGCCAAAATGTCGCAGGAGATCGAGGGCGAGCTCTCGACCCTCGAGAGCACCATCTACGAGATCGCCGGCGAGACCTTCAACATCAACTCGCCCAGCCAGCTCGGCGTGCTGATGTTCGAGAAGCTCGGCTACCCGGTGATCCGCCGTACCCGCAAGACCAAGAGCTACGCCACCGGGGCGGACATCCTCGAAGAGCTCGCCAACCGTGGCTACCCGTTGCCCGAGCACATCCTCAAGTACCGCGAGCTGTCGAAGCTCAAGTCGACCTACGTCGACGCCCTGCCCACCCTGGTGGGGGAAGACCGCCGTCTTCACACCCGCTTCAACCAGGCGGTGGCCGCCACCGGACGTCTGTCCTCGGCCAATCCCAATCTGCAGAACATCCCCATTCGAACCGAGATGGGGCAGCGCATCCGCAAGGCCTTCGTCGCGCCGCCGGGCCGCCAGCTTCTGGTCGCCGACTACAGCCAGATCGAGCTGCGCATCCTGGCCCACATCGCCGAAGAGCAGGCCCTCATCGACGCCTTCCTGGGCGGTGAAGACATCCACCAATCCACCGCCGCCACCGTCTTCGGCGTCGACCCCGGCCTGGTCTCTGCCGACCAGCGCCGAGCCGCCAAAGTCATCAACTTCGGCATCCTCTACGGCATGAGCCCCTTCGGCCTCGCCAAGAACCTCCACATCTCCACCAAAGAAGCCGGGGAGTTCATCGACGCCTACATGAGCCGCTACCCCGGCGTGAAGCAGTACATGGACGACACCCTCGAATCGGCCAAATCCCAAGGCAACGTCGAGACCCTCTACGGCCGTGTCCGCTGGCTCCCAGACATCACCAGCAAAAACCGCAACCTACGCGAAAACGCCAAGCGCATGGCAATTAACGCCCGCATCCAAGGCACCGCCGCAGACCTCATGAAAATGGCCATGATCCGCGTCGCCGATCGGCTGGAGAAAGAGCAACCCGATGCGAGGTTGCTCCTCACCGTCCACGACGAGCTAGTGCTCGAAGCAGGGGAGGGCGAGAGTGAAGCGGTGGGGGCGCTGGTGAAAGAAGAGATGAGCGGAGTGGCCAAGCTGGCCGTGCCGCTGGTGGTGGATCTCGGGGTGGGGGGGAGTTGGTATGGGGCTAAGGGGTGA
- a CDS encoding M1 family aminopeptidase has product MRRWALGLAASLFLGAFLSLGALAEDGSDRRPFAPEGTPADYMPARAFDLLHVKAEVTLDWDQRSVAGTATNVLTPLPAGLDEITLHAAGLLVSEVRLVSERRTLAFRLDEAAQTLTADLGRRFEPGERLEVAITYRAEPLAGLYFVGPDDAFPDKPKQIWSQGESTFNRYWIPTWDHPNDKATSELVVTVPAPLTAVSNGRLVAERSDRDGWRTFHWTMEQPHATYLISVLAGELVRLEDSWQDIPLAYWVPPGREVEGRRSFSETPRMMTFFSDITGHRYPYVKYDQTCAVDFLWGGMENITATTQSLATLHDERAALDYSSRGLVAHELAHQWFGNWVTTRHWRDAWLNEGFATYFETLYRLEAEGEEGFAWRLDELAQRYFEEDDEEYRRPIVTRRYPFPMAMFDAHLYQKGARVLHMVRDLTGEAGWRAAIAEYLERHQDGSVTTADFQAAVEETTGVSLGALFETYVYGAGHPEISLSWEYVPARGEADEPGEVLVDVAQQGSRLRYPVELMAIFEDGRQESVRRQLLDREQQLLRFPAGERPATVVFDPHGTLLAEINPLQTLEEWILQLDQAPFAAQLRAARALSERRGAAVEALERLIDSRRSFRLRKVAADSLGTIGTRAAYQALDEALRAPESAVRAAAFDALGDLTVRDELADEILPQLEGALRSDPSYRVRAAAARSLGKLRAERKAAIALLRSALTQESYREVIRRAALAGLARQQDRDSWEVILTLARYGAPPASRKAALAALAELAEGREKRQQEVFALLRDVLGDRRDLRARISAAETLPKLGKPEALPLLDGITASALDPQLRRAAIASAWKLRQQTKGADDDTRSTTSRKKRRP; this is encoded by the coding sequence ATGAGGCGGTGGGCCCTTGGGCTCGCCGCCTCGCTGTTTCTTGGCGCTTTTCTGAGCCTCGGCGCCCTCGCCGAGGACGGCTCCGACCGTCGCCCCTTCGCCCCTGAAGGCACGCCTGCCGACTACATGCCGGCGCGAGCCTTCGACCTCCTCCATGTCAAGGCCGAGGTCACCCTCGACTGGGACCAGCGTTCGGTCGCCGGCACCGCCACCAACGTCTTGACGCCGCTGCCGGCGGGCCTCGACGAGATAACCCTGCACGCCGCCGGGCTCTTGGTCTCGGAAGTTCGCCTGGTGAGCGAGCGGCGTACCCTCGCCTTCCGCCTCGACGAGGCGGCCCAGACCCTCACCGCCGATCTCGGCCGCCGCTTCGAGCCCGGGGAACGGTTGGAGGTCGCCATCACCTACCGCGCCGAGCCGCTGGCGGGCCTCTACTTCGTGGGACCGGACGACGCCTTTCCGGACAAGCCGAAGCAGATCTGGTCGCAGGGCGAGTCGACCTTCAACCGCTACTGGATTCCGACCTGGGACCATCCCAACGACAAGGCCACCAGCGAGCTGGTAGTCACCGTCCCGGCCCCGCTGACGGCGGTGAGCAACGGGCGCCTGGTCGCGGAGCGCAGCGACCGGGACGGCTGGCGCACCTTCCACTGGACGATGGAGCAACCCCACGCCACCTACCTGATCTCGGTGCTCGCCGGAGAGCTGGTGCGGCTGGAAGACTCCTGGCAGGACATCCCCCTCGCCTACTGGGTGCCGCCGGGGCGTGAGGTCGAGGGCCGCCGGTCGTTTTCGGAGACGCCGCGCATGATGACCTTCTTCTCGGACATCACCGGCCACCGCTATCCCTACGTCAAGTACGACCAGACCTGCGCCGTCGACTTTCTGTGGGGCGGCATGGAGAACATCACCGCCACCACCCAGAGCCTCGCCACGCTGCACGACGAGCGCGCTGCCCTCGATTACTCGAGCCGCGGCCTGGTGGCCCACGAGCTCGCCCACCAGTGGTTCGGCAACTGGGTCACCACCCGCCACTGGCGCGACGCCTGGCTGAACGAGGGCTTCGCCACCTACTTCGAGACCCTCTACCGCCTCGAGGCGGAGGGCGAGGAGGGCTTCGCCTGGCGCCTCGACGAGCTCGCCCAGCGCTACTTCGAGGAGGACGACGAGGAGTACCGCCGGCCGATCGTCACCCGCCGCTATCCGTTCCCGATGGCGATGTTCGATGCCCACCTCTACCAGAAGGGCGCCCGGGTGCTGCACATGGTGCGGGATCTCACCGGCGAGGCCGGCTGGCGCGCCGCCATCGCCGAGTACCTCGAGCGCCACCAGGACGGCTCGGTGACGACGGCGGACTTCCAGGCAGCGGTCGAGGAAACCACCGGTGTCTCTCTTGGCGCCCTGTTCGAGACCTACGTCTACGGCGCTGGCCACCCCGAGATCTCGCTGAGTTGGGAGTACGTTCCGGCCCGCGGGGAGGCCGACGAGCCCGGGGAGGTGCTCGTCGACGTCGCCCAGCAGGGGTCCCGACTGCGGTACCCGGTCGAGCTGATGGCGATCTTCGAAGATGGCCGACAGGAGAGCGTCCGCCGGCAGCTCCTCGACCGCGAGCAGCAGCTCCTGCGTTTCCCGGCCGGCGAGCGACCGGCGACGGTGGTCTTCGACCCGCACGGCACCCTGCTCGCCGAGATCAATCCCCTCCAGACTCTGGAGGAGTGGATCCTGCAGCTCGACCAGGCACCGTTCGCGGCACAGTTGCGGGCCGCCCGGGCGCTCAGCGAGCGGCGCGGCGCCGCCGTGGAGGCCCTCGAACGCTTGATCGACAGTCGGCGGTCCTTCCGCCTGCGCAAGGTGGCCGCGGACAGCCTCGGCACCATCGGCACCCGCGCTGCCTACCAGGCCCTCGACGAAGCGCTGCGCGCCCCGGAGAGCGCCGTCCGCGCCGCCGCCTTCGACGCCCTCGGCGATCTGACGGTGCGCGATGAGCTGGCCGACGAGATCCTGCCCCAACTCGAAGGCGCTCTGCGCAGCGACCCGAGCTACCGGGTGCGCGCCGCCGCCGCCCGCAGCCTGGGCAAGCTCCGCGCCGAGCGCAAGGCGGCGATCGCCCTGTTGCGCTCCGCCCTCACCCAGGAGAGCTACCGCGAGGTCATTCGCCGCGCCGCCCTCGCCGGCCTCGCCCGGCAGCAGGACCGCGATTCCTGGGAGGTCATCCTGACGCTGGCTCGCTACGGCGCCCCGCCGGCCAGCCGCAAAGCCGCCTTGGCAGCCTTGGCCGAGCTGGCGGAAGGCAGAGAGAAGCGACAGCAGGAGGTTTTCGCCCTGCTCCGCGACGTCCTCGGGGATCGCCGCGACTTGCGAGCCCGGATCAGCGCCGCCGAAACTCTGCCCAAACTCGGCAAGCCGGAAGCCCTGCCGCTGCTCGACGGGATCACCGCCTCGGCCCTCGATCCCCAACTGCGCCGGGCCGCGATAGCCTCGGCCTGGAAGCTGCGCCAGCAAACCAAGGGCGCCGACGACGACACCCGCTCAACGACCTCCCGAAAGAAGCGACGCCCATGA
- a CDS encoding SelT/SelW/SelH family (seleno)protein: MSQKVRIEYCVVUNYKPRAAGLADAIKEQFGLETELVKGSGGVFEVTLGNELLFSKKALGRFPDSGEAEAALAARLNAA, from the coding sequence GTGAGTCAGAAAGTCCGCATCGAATACTGCGTTGTTTGAAACTACAAGCCCCGAGCCGCCGGTCTGGCGGACGCGATCAAAGAGCAGTTCGGCCTCGAAACGGAGCTCGTGAAGGGTTCCGGCGGGGTCTTCGAGGTGACCCTCGGAAACGAGCTGCTGTTCTCGAAGAAGGCCCTCGGCCGTTTCCCCGATTCGGGCGAAGCGGAGGCCGCTCTGGCCGCCCGACTGAATGCTGCCTGA
- a CDS encoding GlsB/YeaQ/YmgE family stress response membrane protein, with the protein MGIVYWIVLGLVAGALAKFIMPGKDPGGCVMTTILGVVGALLGGFLGNFLGFGGLSGFSLQSLLMAVGGSVLLLLLFRIIRGKK; encoded by the coding sequence ATGGGAATCGTCTATTGGATTGTTCTGGGACTTGTCGCCGGTGCGTTGGCGAAGTTCATCATGCCCGGCAAGGATCCCGGCGGATGCGTCATGACGACCATCCTCGGGGTTGTGGGAGCGCTGCTCGGAGGGTTTCTCGGGAACTTTCTCGGTTTCGGTGGCCTCTCCGGCTTCAGCCTGCAGAGCCTCTTGATGGCGGTGGGCGGATCGGTGCTCCTGCTGTTGCTGTTCCGCATCATCCGTGGCAAGAAGTGA